The genomic DNA GCGTAACTCCAGAACCCTTCTATCCCATTGATGTGCGCATCCTTCTTAACATATTCCTCCATCCCATGAGCAATCACCTTATGCTTACCTCTTAACTTCAATGATGCATATGCAGTGTGGTCATCGGTGTAGTACAGCAAGCCTTTCTTTGTGTGCTTCTCTATCAGAGGCATCAGAGTATCATATCTTCTATCGGATACTGGAAACGTCACTACCTTGCCGTTTCTCTGGTATATCCCAAACACCATTGTCTTGCCTTCGGCTCTCCATCCACGCTTTCCCTTCCTATGACCTCCGAATAACGCCTCGTACAT from Nitrososphaerales archaeon includes the following:
- a CDS encoding IS1595 family transposase is translated as MYEALFGGHRKGKRGWRAEGKTMVFGIYQRNGKVVTFPVSDRRYDTLMPLIEKHTKKGLLYYTDDHTAYASLKLRGKHKVIAHGMEEYVKKDAHINGIEGFWSYAKIRLYHYRGVPRQYFHLYLKEIEFRFNNRDRNLFHVLAKLLVKTAPNL